The region AGCGATTTCAAAATTCCTCGTCAGCGTAACTGGTACGATAACTTCTAATCTTCGATACTGCAGTACGTTTCGCTCCAGGGAATATCGCCCCAATGGTCTTCGTAGTATTGATCGCATTTCTCTTTTGCCTTTGTTTTGGAACTATGCGTGGTAAATACTTTTTCAGTACCACCAGGGCTAGTGCATGAGCATGTATAGCTTTTTTTGCAGGCAATTAAAGTCAAGGCTGTCAGCAAAACAGCAGGTATTAAAATAGATTTCATTAGAAAAAGTCTTGGTTTAAAATAAAACGTTATTCAACGCGCTTTATTGTACAACCAATTGATTTGGTTTCCTGAGTTGCAGGAACAGCTCCTTTGGCCACTGCAGTTAAAGCGTCTTTTAAGTAAGGTGCTTTTACGGCAGCCGGATCTTTTACGTTATCATCAATGGCTCCTTTATAAACAAGTCCTTTATTATTGAATAAAAAACATTGTGGTGTACGTGTAGCGCCGAAGGCGTTCGCCAATTTAGAGGAGGCGTCAACGGTATATAAACATTTCAAATTTTGTGCTTGATGGTATTTCACCATGGCATCGAAGCTATCTTCTTCGCTACGTTGCGCTTCATTACTATTAACAATAATACAGCCAATCCCGTTTGCTAAACAGTAGTCGCTATACTCTTTAATACGGGTTTCGCTGAGTTTAACATAAGGACAAGTATTACATGAGAAAATAACCAATAAGCCTTTTTCTGTCTTAGCGTCATTAAGTGCCACTTCTTTACCGCTTACATCCTTCATCTTATAGGCAGCTTCAGGCATAGGCTTATTGAGGGCTAATTCCTCGAATGTAGGAGCAGGTTTTACAAAAGCTAATGATAAAACTCCGGCTAGGGCTAAGGCACCGATTGAAAGTAATTTCTTCATGACATAGGGTTTATATTCATAAATGTACAAAATTCATACCATAAATGGGGGCATAACGTGTGTTAAATTTAATAATTTGTTAATGAAGGTAGTACTGAAAATACTACCTTCATATACTAATTTTGGTGCCCGGAATTGGTAAAAAAGTGATCACCCTAAAGGAATTTTAACATTCGCAATCCTTCGTTAAAAGAATCCTTAACCGCTTTTTTCAGCTACTATAAAATGGTAAATGAAAAAAAGTAAAGTCATATCACAATTCAGTTTAATTGCAGGATTTTTTCTTTTGCCTATACTTTTTAAAGCTCAGGTTTCTTTTTCCGGTTGTTATATCAGTGGTGC is a window of Bacteroidota bacterium DNA encoding:
- a CDS encoding redoxin family protein, giving the protein MKKLLSIGALALAGVLSLAFVKPAPTFEELALNKPMPEAAYKMKDVSGKEVALNDAKTEKGLLVIFSCNTCPYVKLSETRIKEYSDYCLANGIGCIIVNSNEAQRSEEDSFDAMVKYHQAQNLKCLYTVDASSKLANAFGATRTPQCFLFNNKGLVYKGAIDDNVKDPAAVKAPYLKDALTAVAKGAVPATQETKSIGCTIKRVE